The genomic segment atctTATCCACAAATCTGGTTCAGAATTCAGATCTGGGCAAATTGGTCCGAAACACAAAgaataaggggaaaaaaaaaaacaaaataccaaatacactatttatttttatcggTACTATTCGCTTTCTAATGTGCCTAATGCAAATGCATCATAGTCTTATTAAGAGCATGGCACCGAAGGATAATGCATTTGTAGTTTTGAAATTGGTTATGGAATGAgttgttttttttaaacttttagtTATATTTCTAATAGATGAGAAATAAACTACCATGCAATCATAAAAAACAAACCAagcaaagttaaaaaaaaaaaaaaaaaaaaaaaaaaaccagtctAAAGTGATAGGGTAATGGATCATAATATTATAAGGCAATGTTCAATTATTTACATTCGTATTATTTGAgttgccttttcttttcattgaGAACATCTACTATCTAATCATTtagaaccaaaaaaataaatataaactaAAGTAACTTGCTTGCCGTCCACCTTGCCTAAATTATCACTAAATATTTGACTAAACTAACTTAGTAGTTTGCAATAAAACTATAGCATATAATGATGATAGCCAAAATTAGCAGGTACTTATAGTTAAAAACATGGCACTTCTGTATGTCCCCATGTATAAATTAACAAATATAGGCCCTGTTTGGGAAGtaagttttttgggtgtttgtctaaaactttactgtagtttactgtataagttttttaaaaaatttttgaagcatgtaatttttgaatattttgaagtgtataattaaaaattttaaaaagttttttaagattactgtagttaaagtttttgaaaaacttgtagcagacaaacttggtaaaaaactcAAGTGACAAACAGGGCCATATACTTGTGTGGGAAGAGGTTGTAACACTAGCAGTGCACTTTACTTTAGACTGGGCAAGATTTGCTAGTCAACAGCAAGAAAAGGGGGGAGAGGGGGAAGGATGGCCCTTCTAACTTGTTTGAACAATAGCACCAATAGTACAGCTAATAGCAGTAACTGTTACACTGCTCCTTCTAATGCTATAATCAACAATATCCGGAGTAGATTAATGAAAGTAGTGTTTTAAAGATTCTAAACAATCTAAACTATTgtcttaatcatttttttttataaatgaaATAGAAACTGTCTCTCCGACAATTCATCTAATAGGCAGTAAACAATAACAACAGTAGTTCAAGACAAACCTGCAAACCAAGACCATCGTGAATATGTTATTATTTGTTGATCTTCAAAATCTGTGGCAAGAGATAAATTATCTGATGAATGCAAATTCATAAAAACAATGATACAGCAAACCTACAACTAATTATCTGATGAAAACAATGAtataacaaataattttttttccatattgttatacatttctatccaaatgcaataaaaaaaaaagggaaaaattaatcaaattactGGTGATTCTCTATCCATGCAacatttattttgtattttggatgcaaataaaacaaatagaaaTTTCCCTTACCAAAGAGCACTGTGAGCACCAGTTGATTAATACTGGTTGTGAGCActttttttccaagaaagaaACATGTGTCTGAAAGCTTCCAAAACCTTATCGAGGTTATGCTTTTCATCTGAAACTGAACACTAATTAAGAAACACGAAAAGAATCTAAAATCAAAGAAATCAAAAAGACCCAAATGGAAGATTGCAGGCTTTTAAGGCTTCAACTCATATTGTAAGAGTGAGATAGCCATTTGAGTGCCTTTCCAATTTTCTGGCTCATTTAATTGTAATTGAAACGGTAAAATGAGTGGTAAATTAATGTAAGGGTTAAAGCTGTTTGAGTGCCTTCCCAATTTTCTGACTcatttaattgaaattgaaatggtTAAATGAGTGGTTAATTAATGTAAGGGTTAAATGTATCCATTGGAAATTACTAAAAGCTGTGTGTATTTGTACCATATGCATCACTGATTTCAACCAAGCACTCATGTTCCTAAACCAACTTTCCATGGTTAAACATATACCAAAGACACAGtcaagtggtcaattgcaaatGACAATTATTAGTGAAGATAGTGGTAAAACAACAAATCAATCAAAGAATGCCAAATCAATTTAAGTTATGCCACATGGCACTTTTTGGTGAAGGTAGTCCACAAATCAATCAAAGAATGCTAAATCTGTCCACATGGCACTTCTTGATAAAGGTAGTCTTAGGTTTTTATATAATAGTTAGATGTCCAGTAAATTAGGGAATGGGATGACATGTACTCAGTGTATATtgcattcttttttattttgaaaagtgGTAGGCTCAAGAggaaaaataaatcataaacgACAATAAGTAGATGATAATTTGTTAAATGAGTAAAAGTAGTAATAACAATTAATACGAGGCGATACTTAACTATagcatttttcaaaaaatgtcaGACACTTCTTAAACTTCGttaatgcaaaagaaaagagtaTTTGAAGTTTTTTGAGAAGTACTAGGGAGTGAGAGGAAGGACAAGGAGTGCTAGTTATGATATGCTTTTTAATTTGTGAATGGTAGGTCTCCCAAACAAGATTTTGTGTTTGTCAATTTATTAAGTTCCATGTCATAAATATCTATATTTTTTTGAACTCATATTCGAATACTAACCAAGCAATCTATTAACATTACGTTAAAACTTATTAAGAATTTTAATCTAATCGCAGGTTTTAAATCAATAGACTCGATTACCTTTTTGCTTATTCAACTTGGACTGAATTCTGATTAAGCAAACCATTAATTAGACTCATTTAGATCTTCAGGTAGTAAGTACTACCATGATTGAAAAATATCTGTATTTCCATGATAGACACGTGGCCCCAATTTATGAATAAGGTGCCGTAAACGTTTTCCATTCGCCACAAACATCCAATTATTGAAAGCCATATCTGAggcaaaacaaatttatttcaCGAATTCTCGGGAGAAGGCGATGAAATTTGTCATGTCCCGTTGGGTTTCTGGAAAAGATTTTTTGGTTTCCAACTACCTCTCTACGTTTTAGTTTCAGCTATTTTTGGCATCcctttatttgattttcttaTTCCTTCaagaattccaaaattttgatcaaaacgcGTGAATCCCATCTCAAGAATATATAGTTCTAATCACGACTAACAACATCGTCAATCTTATTGAAAAcaaattttcttggaattttacCAACCATGGCCAAAAATGATTCTGTTGTTCTCGTAGCTGAGGATGTTAAGGACCCCTTATTACAGTCGATGAATAGTGATCATAGCAGCGATGATAAAGAGGAAAATGGTGAGGAGTTGCTTAATGGAGCATCGTTCATTGGGGGAGTTTTCAACTTGTCGACAACCATTATCGGTGCTGGGATGATGGCATTGCCTGCTACAATGAAAATTTTAGGCCTTGGCCTTGGCATTGGGATTATTGTTTTTGTTGCAATCTTGACAGAATTGTCAGTTTCAATGCTGTTAAGGTTTAGTAAGGCTGCAGGGTCAACTTCTTATGGAGGTGTCATGGGACGTGCATTTGGAATTGGTGGGAGAAAGCTTCTACAAGTTTGTGTTTTGATCAATAATGTTGGTTTGCTCGTTGTTTACATGATCATTATCGGCAAGTCAACGTGTTTCCGAATGTTATGAGGTATTTATAACTGCTTGAGTGCTTTCTAATTGTGGAGAAATAATGGGATTTCGTGCTTTATTTGCATAGGTGATGTGCTATCAGGGACGTCCTCTAGTGGAGTTCGTCATGCCGGGGTCTTGCAGGGATGGTTTGGAGAACACTGGTGGAATGAAAGAGTATTTGTGATTCTTTTGACAActctttttgtgttttgtccatTATGCTGTTTAAAGAGAATTGGTTAGTACTTATATGTCTTTCAGAATtgtttcatttgcttgttcttGAAGTTGATTTCTTAAATCTTGTAAAACTTGTCTTCTTTTTGTCTGTAGTTGAAttcaaatgtttgatttgttaTGCCTTATAGGCGTTTGATTTGATGCCCTCCTATAATGATGAGAATAATTGCTGAATATATTGTAAACATTTTGAGAACCATTATGATTGGCTAAGCTCCAAATTAGTTATCTCTAGTCTTGCCGATTTATGGTATTGCGAACTGTCCTTTTTTGGTTAATCTCAGGATCATGCCTTATTCCACGGTGGATACCGAGGAATGCATACATTTAGTTTCTGCGTGTCACTTCTTTTTTACGTAAAGATGAACAATTTTGCTTAAGAAAGATGCCTTGGAGGTTGAAGTTAGATATGAGTGCTATTCAATTTCTAAGAAGGTTATTTGTTGTCAAATTCAAGGATTTGCAATTGTTATGGAAGTAAGGAGTGAAGCTTTGGTTTCTCATGTTCATTGTTTATATGGCAGATTCATTGAGATTTACGTCTGGCATAGCAGTTGCCTTGGCTGTTGTATTCCTAGTGATTATAGCAGGAATGACAATTTTTAAAGTGGTGGAAGGAAGTATCGCAATGCCCAGATTGCTCCCTGATGTCACTGATATTAATTCTGTTTGGCAACTCTTCACAGTAGTTCCGGTTATTGTTACAGCTTATGTCTGCCATTTTAATGGTAAGTAACAACGCTTGTTGACATCAGCAGACAAACTTCACTGTTATATTATGCTTCGTTTCAGTCCTTTTTGAGAATAGAAGAAATGAGTACAAGCCAATGTGTTCATGGTTTGCTTGCTTTATTCTAACGGACAGATGTCAGGTGTCATGCTTATGTTTTTATGACAACTAAAGCCTAAAGCCTATCCGCCAACACTTGGGTAATCAAACCATTTAGTTAATCTGGATTAGTTTATTTTCTGTTGGTGAATTCAAGTTGATGCTCTTATtattggaatgcaatttttccttttgcaCAGTACAAATACGTAGATAAGTggaaaatatctccttaaggtTTCCTGTTAATCTGAGTGGATggttttactttgttttgattGACTGTTTTTAGTCTAAGCTTTGCTTGCATGATTGCAATGGTACTGATTTTACTCTTAGGGGATCCTTATTCATGCCTTCAACAAAATCATGTATGAACTAGCTTGACTATAGCACAATTTTGCTTTGACTTTAGCACCCTGAGACTTTTCTGCAGAACCAAGATTTAAGTGCCAATACATTAGCTTCAGAATACTGGACATGTGTGAGGTTACCACTGGCGCTTTCTTGCACATTTGATGGATAACTTGTATCTCAATAGCTTTCTGAATGTCTCGAACCAATCAATGTACTTGAGAATCTTCAATAACAAATGTAGAAGTTTTATTTGATCACCAAAAATCTTGAAATCTAGCAGATTCCAGCAAAGAAGTTATCTGTAAGTAGTATACCTGGTTTGAAACCAAAATGCAAAGAGATGCAGTTTTGTTAGGCTTCTATGAATCTGTTATAGGATTTTTAACATGGATCTGCCATGAACTTTGAGGATATAAACTGTTATTACGGTAAGAGCTTCACAGATCAGTGTTTGCCCTGTTGATTTGTTTGCTTTTCTTGATTCCATCACTGACAGCACTACAAAGGACACAGGAAGCTAAAAAACATTTTGagttgatgaattttgaaattttggctaGCCTAGCTACTAGCAATTTATGTAGGGACGATTAAAATCTT from the Coffea arabica cultivar ET-39 chromosome 11e, Coffea Arabica ET-39 HiFi, whole genome shotgun sequence genome contains:
- the LOC113716385 gene encoding amino acid transporter AVT6A encodes the protein MAKNDSVVLVAEDVKDPLLQSMNSDHSSDDKEENGEELLNGASFIGGVFNLSTTIIGAGMMALPATMKILGLGLGIGIIVFVAILTELSVSMLLRFSKAAGSTSYGGVMGRAFGIGGRKLLQVCVLINNVGLLVVYMIIIGDVLSGTSSSGVRHAGVLQGWFGEHWWNERVFVILLTTLFVFCPLCCLKRIDSLRFTSGIAVALAVVFLVIIAGMTIFKVVEGSIAMPRLLPDVTDINSVWQLFTVVPVIVTAYVCHFNVHSIDNELDDDSSIQPIVQTSLFVCCMIYVMTSLFGFLLFGDSTLEDVLANFDTDLGIPYGSLLNDIVRVSYALHLMLVFPVLFHPLRLNLDGLLFPSAGPLVLSKRRFLLVTMGMIFVVYLGANFIPNIWDVFQFSGATAAVCLGFIFPSAIALRDVHGIATKKDKVLSVFMICLAVFANMVAIYSDIQALFKKNALPRQRHLTWGYK